From one Montipora capricornis isolate CH-2021 chromosome 10, ASM3666992v2, whole genome shotgun sequence genomic stretch:
- the LOC138020208 gene encoding uncharacterized protein — MATIGQVKDLLKKELQPLHSKLETMSTEFSELRASVQLFSDKYDDLLKQIKQSNEKLHQQRTDLSKTNSEVNNIKKDLMSMEERIANTSYEIEEVGQYLRRDCLEISGIKATSDCSAESIVQSVGKAIDVSVNEQDISIAHPIPSYNAAAPPKIIVKFTRRSVRNTFYSNRRKLANKKARDLPDLDLESDANIFISESLTPYKKKLFGNVNKEKKRLKWKFIWTFNGRIFIRNNEHSPVVMFDTEDDLKRFQDEHPRTH, encoded by the coding sequence ATGGCTACAATTGGACAGGTAAAGGACCTTCTAAAGAAGGAACTTCAACCGCTTCATTCTAAATTGGAGACTATGTCTACTGAGTTCAGTGAATTAAGAGCATCAGTTCAACTTTTCTCGGACAAGTATGACGATCTATTGAAACAAATCAAGCAGTCGAATGAAAAACTTCATCAACAGAGGACAGACTTGAGTAAGACCAACTCCGAAGTAAATAACATCAAGAAAGATCTTATGAGCATGGAAGAGCGAATAGCAAATACCTCCTATGAGATTGAGGAAGTTGGTCAATACCTTAGAAGGGATTGTTTGGAAATATCGGGAATCAAGGCGACGAGCGACTGTTCAGCCGAATCCATTGTTCAATCAGTTGGCAAAGCTATTGATGTTTCAGTTAACGAACAAGATATTTCTATTGCGCACCCTATACCGTCTTACAATGCTGCTGCTCCACcaaaaataattgtgaaattTACCCGACGAAGTGTGAGAAATACCTTCTACTCCAATCGGAGGAAACTGGCCAACAAGAAAGCAAGAGACCTTCCTGACCTTGACCTCGAGTCTGACGCTAACATCTTTATCTCTGAATCCCTCACGccgtataaaaaaaaattatttggtaatgtaaataaagaaaaaaagcgTTTGAAGTGGAAATTTATATGGACTTTCAATGGAAGAATTTTCATTAGGAACAACGAACATTCACCAGTAGTCATGTTTGATACGGAAGACGAtcttaaaagatttcaagatgAACACCCTCGCACCCATTAG